Proteins co-encoded in one Flavivirga eckloniae genomic window:
- the bshC gene encoding bacillithiol biosynthesis cysteine-adding enzyme BshC has translation MPSDCISFKKTGYFSSLICDYLEEKPELNAFYHHFPKLENFENQIKEKSLSFQKESRDILVNSLREQYNGIAISDITRQNIEDLQKEHTYTITTGHQLNLFTGPLYFLYKIVSAINLSKALKAAYPKYNFVPVYWMATEDHDFDEINYFNFKGKKVQWNRDAKGAVGELPLDGLDAVLNLYSKELGASKNADYLRDLFNNAYLNHDNLADATRYLANELFKDYGLVIIDANAANLKKQFAPFVEGELFNQTSFKSVQETNKELSKAYNIQVNPREINLFYLKKNLRERIVFEDSVYKVLNTEISWSKEAIQKEVLEYPERFSPNVIMRPLYQEVILPNLCYIGGGGELAYWFQLKQSFKAVNVPFPILLLRNSVLIKTKQQTDKLKKLNISDEDIFLKRDTFINKKVREISNINIDFSPQKTHLEDQFKDLFKLAELTDKSFIGAVKAQEIKQLKGLEALEKRLLKAQKKTLADQVSRMTELQEQLFPSQSLQERNTNFSQFYLEYGAKLIPNLIENLEPLKGEFTILTL, from the coding sequence ATGCCATCAGACTGTATCTCATTTAAAAAAACAGGCTATTTTTCATCGTTAATTTGTGATTATCTTGAAGAAAAGCCGGAGTTAAATGCGTTTTATCATCATTTTCCTAAGCTTGAAAATTTTGAAAATCAGATAAAAGAAAAAAGCTTATCCTTCCAAAAAGAATCCAGGGATATTCTGGTTAATAGTTTAAGGGAACAATACAACGGTATTGCTATATCTGATATAACACGCCAGAATATTGAAGATTTACAAAAAGAGCATACGTATACCATTACTACGGGTCACCAACTTAACTTATTTACCGGACCATTATATTTTTTATATAAAATAGTTTCTGCTATTAATCTTTCAAAAGCCTTAAAAGCAGCTTACCCGAAATACAATTTTGTTCCGGTTTATTGGATGGCAACCGAAGATCATGACTTCGACGAGATTAATTACTTCAATTTTAAAGGAAAGAAAGTACAGTGGAACAGGGACGCTAAAGGAGCTGTTGGAGAACTACCGTTAGATGGTTTAGATGCTGTACTTAATTTATACTCGAAAGAGTTAGGAGCGAGTAAAAATGCCGATTATTTAAGGGATTTATTTAATAACGCTTACCTAAATCATGATAATTTAGCAGATGCTACGCGTTATCTTGCTAACGAACTTTTTAAAGATTATGGTTTAGTTATTATAGATGCCAATGCAGCAAACTTAAAAAAACAATTTGCACCCTTTGTAGAAGGTGAATTGTTTAATCAAACATCGTTTAAGTCTGTTCAGGAAACAAACAAGGAACTTTCAAAAGCATATAATATTCAGGTAAATCCGCGTGAGATTAATTTATTCTATTTAAAAAAGAACTTACGGGAACGTATTGTGTTTGAAGATAGTGTGTATAAGGTGTTGAATACCGAAATTAGTTGGAGCAAGGAAGCCATACAAAAGGAGGTTTTAGAGTATCCGGAGAGGTTCTCGCCAAATGTAATTATGCGTCCTTTGTATCAGGAAGTTATATTGCCTAATCTATGTTATATTGGAGGAGGGGGAGAACTGGCCTATTGGTTTCAATTAAAGCAATCTTTTAAGGCTGTTAATGTGCCGTTCCCAATATTACTATTGCGTAATTCTGTTTTGATTAAAACAAAACAGCAAACGGACAAATTAAAAAAATTGAATATCTCTGATGAAGATATCTTTTTAAAACGAGACACTTTCATTAATAAAAAGGTAAGGGAAATATCGAATATTAATATCGACTTTTCGCCTCAAAAAACTCATTTAGAAGATCAGTTTAAGGATTTGTTCAAGCTAGCAGAACTAACAGATAAGTCTTTTATAGGAGCTGTAAAAGCACAGGAAATAAAACAGCTAAAAGGCTTAGAGGCTTTAGAGAAACGATTGCTTAAAGCTCAAAAGAAAACGTTGGCAGATCAAGTTTCCAGAATGACCGAATTGCAGGAGCAATTGTTCCCCAGCCAAAGTTTGCAAGAGCGAAATACTAACTTCTCCCAGTTTTACCTGGAATATGGCGCCAAACTTATTCCAAATCTTATTGAGAACCTGGAGCCTTTAAAAGGCGAATTCACAATATTAACGCTATAA
- a CDS encoding PhoX family protein codes for MKKLFKLLLLLTVVTTTGLTVISCDIEDGKDGKDGVDGVDGKDGKDGDNYTPAEFPPLTASKTPNLLKIDGAFSSITVTPILSSEDKIEGTPDFVYGSMADGAGLLAENDDTFTLINNIEADYSIARIKLNKDLKPFHGEYILNAHATAFTAQCSGSLITPEEHGFGPLYLSGGEWGGASKGVFATNPYKSPDNASNAIMLHKLGQWSTENAVVIGKDAYSDKTVAFIGDDHSDNSVPSGQLGMYVGDRGDFNRGKLYGLRVTSAGIDFEVDMVEGVEYDADFVELNETEIGLLDAECKAKNVMGFSRLEDIDWRRGSAANQREIYFAVTGRNKTDLVGKGSLLGRIYRVVLNDTDPTGAAKITCVLDGDKDGGKADGFHSPDNILVTENYAYIQEDPNGYASLNADITGYAKLYQYNLMTGDLKTVLECDQDAAANQGYGTTSRMWEITGMIDVTETVNNGTNTFLLITQNHGWEPADGSAFTDVKANSAHNSRKEGSVLHVITGLDR; via the coding sequence ATGAAAAAATTATTTAAACTTTTATTATTATTAACAGTTGTAACAACTACTGGCTTAACGGTAATTAGTTGTGATATAGAAGACGGTAAAGATGGAAAAGACGGTGTAGATGGCGTAGACGGTAAAGACGGAAAAGATGGTGACAATTATACACCTGCCGAGTTTCCTCCTTTAACAGCTTCGAAAACTCCTAACTTATTAAAAATCGATGGCGCGTTTTCTTCAATTACCGTAACACCAATATTATCATCTGAAGATAAAATAGAAGGAACTCCAGATTTCGTTTACGGTTCTATGGCAGATGGCGCTGGTTTATTGGCTGAGAATGACGACACTTTTACTTTAATAAATAATATTGAAGCAGATTATTCTATTGCCAGAATTAAATTAAATAAAGATTTAAAACCATTTCACGGTGAATATATCTTAAACGCTCACGCTACTGCTTTTACTGCACAATGTTCTGGGTCTTTAATAACTCCTGAAGAACATGGTTTTGGCCCATTATACCTGTCTGGCGGAGAATGGGGAGGTGCCTCTAAAGGTGTTTTTGCAACTAACCCATACAAATCTCCAGATAATGCTAGTAACGCCATCATGCTTCATAAATTAGGGCAATGGTCTACAGAAAATGCTGTTGTAATCGGTAAAGATGCTTACTCAGATAAAACTGTTGCGTTTATTGGCGATGACCACTCAGATAATTCCGTGCCTTCTGGTCAGTTAGGTATGTATGTTGGAGATCGTGGCGATTTTAACAGAGGAAAATTATATGGTTTAAGAGTTACTTCTGCCGGAATTGACTTTGAAGTTGACATGGTTGAGGGTGTAGAATATGATGCCGATTTTGTTGAATTAAACGAAACTGAAATTGGCTTACTAGATGCAGAATGTAAAGCTAAAAACGTTATGGGATTCTCTAGATTAGAAGATATCGATTGGAGAAGAGGTTCTGCTGCAAACCAAAGAGAAATATACTTTGCTGTAACTGGTCGTAATAAAACAGACTTAGTAGGTAAAGGATCTTTATTAGGTAGAATTTACAGAGTCGTATTAAACGATACAGACCCAACTGGTGCTGCTAAAATTACTTGTGTACTAGATGGTGACAAAGACGGTGGTAAAGCAGATGGTTTCCACTCTCCTGATAATATTTTAGTAACAGAAAACTATGCATACATTCAAGAAGACCCTAACGGATACGCCTCTTTAAATGCAGACATTACTGGTTATGCTAAATTATACCAATACAACTTAATGACTGGTGATTTAAAAACAGTTTTAGAATGCGATCAAGATGCTGCGGCTAATCAAGGCTATGGTACTACTTCAAGAATGTGGGAGATCACAGGAATGATCGATGTTACAGAAACTGTAAACAACGGTACGAACACATTCTTATTAATTACTCAAAATCACGGTTGGGAACCAGCAGACGGATCTGCTTTTACAGACGTTAAAGCGAACTCTGCTCACAACTCTAGAAAAGAAGGTTCCGTTTTACACGTTATTACAGGTTTAGACAGATAA
- a CDS encoding cytochrome-c peroxidase, producing MNNILFLIRAKAYTFSICLLLLTGTACKKEVANTKPVSISEQIENLYTTELSHCINALDSLALLKNTHDNIENYKKARLHFKSIEPILSFIDKDNYKSLNAPNILQIHEEDPTDIKIRNPFGFQVIEELLHEPQIDSLKIKETISITNSRLKLIKKNIHIDFKDHHIIWLLRNEIARIATTGITGYDSPVLSQSLQESQYAYTTLEKIITLSKDKFQSEALYQNILKAIAEAKQVLNHDFDSFDRYVFIKDHINTQLKLLVSMQKDWQVAFPFQLALSNNIISLFSAETLNADYFTDYKSDTTNLASKIAFGKTLFNDVNLSKNHDMACATCHIKEKAFTDGRRVFDDRQTRNSPTLTYATYQQAYFHDARTGSLEGQIVGVVNNHNEFNMTMDSIIVRVRKNPEYKRLLDSLYNNKRDDFNIRHSIASYVRTLSAFNSKFDRNINNQENTLTDNEIKGFNLFTGKAQCATCHFAPVFNGTIPPEYKETEMELIGVPQKNDTINATISEDLGRYYTYKTPERKHFFKTPTIRNIEKTGPYMHNGVYNTLEEIVDFYNRGGGAGIGINAELQTLPPDPLNLTQDEQNDLIAFMKTLTDNDLNETNN from the coding sequence ATGAATAACATCTTATTTTTAATAAGAGCTAAGGCATATACTTTTAGTATATGTCTTTTGCTTTTAACAGGAACTGCTTGTAAAAAAGAAGTAGCAAACACAAAACCAGTATCAATAAGCGAACAAATAGAAAACTTATACACAACAGAGTTAAGCCATTGTATTAATGCTCTTGATTCATTAGCATTACTAAAAAATACTCATGATAATATTGAAAATTATAAAAAAGCCAGATTACATTTTAAATCTATAGAGCCCATATTGTCATTTATAGATAAAGACAACTATAAATCCTTAAATGCCCCTAATATTCTTCAAATTCATGAAGAAGACCCAACCGATATAAAAATTAGAAATCCTTTTGGTTTTCAAGTTATTGAAGAATTATTGCATGAACCCCAAATAGATTCCTTAAAAATCAAAGAAACTATTTCTATTACCAATAGCCGATTAAAACTGATAAAAAAGAATATACACATCGATTTTAAAGACCACCATATTATTTGGTTGCTGCGAAACGAAATAGCACGCATCGCTACAACAGGCATTACAGGATATGATTCGCCGGTATTAAGCCAATCATTACAAGAAAGTCAGTACGCCTATACAACACTGGAAAAAATCATTACACTATCTAAAGATAAATTTCAGTCTGAAGCACTCTATCAAAATATTTTAAAGGCTATAGCTGAAGCTAAACAAGTTTTAAACCATGATTTTGATAGTTTTGATAGATATGTATTTATAAAAGATCATATTAACACACAATTAAAACTTCTGGTTAGTATGCAAAAAGATTGGCAGGTTGCGTTTCCCTTTCAATTGGCATTATCGAATAATATCATCTCTTTATTCTCTGCCGAAACTTTAAATGCAGATTACTTTACCGACTATAAAAGCGACACTACGAATCTAGCTTCAAAGATAGCTTTTGGTAAAACACTGTTTAATGATGTTAATCTTTCTAAGAATCATGACATGGCTTGTGCGACCTGTCATATAAAAGAAAAAGCCTTTACAGATGGCAGACGTGTTTTTGACGACAGACAAACAAGAAACTCTCCTACTCTAACCTATGCAACCTATCAACAAGCTTATTTTCATGATGCCCGTACAGGCAGTTTAGAAGGTCAAATTGTTGGTGTTGTAAATAACCATAACGAGTTTAATATGACTATGGATTCTATTATCGTTCGGGTGCGAAAAAATCCAGAATACAAACGCTTGTTAGATTCCTTATACAACAATAAAAGAGACGATTTTAATATAAGACACTCTATAGCATCCTACGTAAGAACGTTAAGTGCGTTTAATTCTAAATTCGATCGTAATATCAACAACCAGGAAAATACGCTAACAGACAACGAAATAAAAGGATTCAACTTATTTACTGGAAAAGCACAATGTGCTACTTGTCATTTTGCACCAGTTTTTAACGGTACCATTCCACCAGAATATAAAGAAACAGAAATGGAGTTAATTGGTGTCCCTCAAAAAAACGATACCATTAACGCTACTATAAGCGAAGATCTAGGCAGGTACTATACCTACAAAACACCAGAACGAAAACATTTTTTTAAAACACCAACTATAAGAAACATCGAAAAAACCGGTCCTTATATGCATAATGGTGTCTATAATACCTTAGAAGAAATCGTTGATTTTTATAACAGAGGCGGCGGTGCAGGAATAGGTATTAATGCAGAACTGCAAACATTACCACCAGATCCGTTAAACTTAACCCAAGACGAGCAAAACGATTTAATTGCTTTTATGAAAACACTTACCGATAATGATTTAAACGAGACAAATAATTAA
- a CDS encoding carboxypeptidase-like regulatory domain-containing protein encodes MKSTTRLTLKGLLILMFFCFSAVNAQDAKAIKEIKGKVIDQKTNDPLVFSDLIIANSNISTVTNTDGEFLLKIPQDLLDGILIVSYLGYEKKEIKISTIDKKLKIALTPAITELSTVEIDTYKDAKTLLEATLKNKSLVYNDNSTLMTAFYRETIKKRRRNASLSEAVVKIHKRPYNNYKKDAIELVKSRKKTDYTKLDTLAVKLQGGPFSNLYTDIIKYPEYIFTKEDIPLYNFSFGKSTQIDDDLIYVIKFRQKPHVETPLYYGKLYIDAKTLALTNAVYSLNVENKKATSEMYVRKKPGSAIVYPTEATYRVNYRTKNGKWQYAYSNISLTFKVNWKRRLFNNVYTLNSEMAITDWRITDADIQRPRKKMLRPTTILVDATSGFSDPKFWGVYNIIEPEKSIESAIKKIQKQLKKAKENRKTSKETKKA; translated from the coding sequence ATGAAAAGTACTACCCGCCTAACATTAAAAGGTCTACTTATCCTTATGTTTTTTTGCTTTTCTGCTGTTAATGCACAAGATGCAAAAGCTATAAAAGAAATTAAGGGAAAAGTTATTGACCAAAAAACCAATGATCCTTTAGTTTTCTCAGATCTAATTATTGCTAATTCCAATATTAGCACCGTAACCAACACCGATGGGGAATTCCTTTTAAAAATACCGCAAGACTTATTAGACGGTATTTTAATTGTTTCATACCTAGGTTATGAGAAAAAAGAAATTAAAATTTCGACTATAGATAAAAAACTAAAAATAGCACTAACTCCTGCTATTACGGAATTATCCACTGTTGAAATTGACACTTATAAAGATGCCAAAACACTTCTGGAGGCCACTCTAAAAAATAAAAGCTTAGTATATAACGATAATAGTACGTTAATGACGGCTTTTTACAGAGAAACTATTAAAAAAAGAAGAAGAAACGCATCTCTATCTGAAGCCGTAGTAAAAATACATAAGCGTCCTTATAACAACTATAAAAAAGATGCTATAGAACTCGTTAAATCCAGAAAAAAAACAGATTATACAAAGCTTGATACGCTTGCTGTGAAATTGCAAGGAGGGCCTTTTAGCAATCTATATACGGATATAATAAAATATCCAGAATATATTTTTACAAAAGAGGACATCCCGCTTTACAATTTTAGTTTTGGAAAATCTACTCAAATAGATGACGATCTAATTTATGTTATTAAATTTAGACAGAAACCACATGTGGAAACGCCTTTGTACTATGGTAAGCTTTATATTGATGCTAAAACTTTAGCGCTCACAAATGCCGTGTACAGTTTAAATGTTGAAAACAAAAAAGCAACAAGTGAAATGTATGTGCGTAAAAAGCCTGGATCTGCTATCGTATATCCAACAGAAGCCACCTACAGAGTAAATTACAGAACTAAAAATGGCAAATGGCAATACGCATACAGTAATATTTCGTTAACCTTTAAAGTTAATTGGAAAAGAAGACTGTTTAATAACGTTTACACGTTAAACAGCGAAATGGCAATTACAGATTGGAGAATTACGGATGCGGACATTCAAAGACCTAGAAAAAAGATGTTACGTCCAACTACCATTTTAGTTGACGCCACTTCTGGTTTTTCCGATCCTAAATTTTGGGGTGTATACAATATAATAGAACCCGAAAAATCTATAGAATCTGCTATTAAGAAAATACAAAAGCAGTTAAAAAAGGCTAAAGAAAACAGGAAAACAAGTAAAGAAACAAAAAAGGCATAG
- a CDS encoding outer membrane beta-barrel protein has protein sequence MKRQLLISLVLIFSISGYSQQLYMEYGTTVSSFDYKNSQGQPLDNLLSQSKSYIGMGYRHNINEAKTLFLSLGASYSGYGAIGSDNRLDNYFEWDVNYLGVKAGLDIHLFRLRDFSFFFKGAIASEFLIRGNQTINNQVYDLVGEDEFNNNIFFIKGGLGMQYPISNNTAIFANYTYGKTVLLNSGISAEKLNLNAHQFGIGFIINLPNCNCDF, from the coding sequence ATGAAGAGACAGTTACTAATTAGCCTCGTTCTAATATTTAGTATTTCAGGGTATAGTCAACAATTATATATGGAGTATGGTACGACGGTTTCGTCTTTTGATTATAAAAATTCGCAAGGTCAACCTTTGGATAATCTTTTATCTCAATCCAAATCCTATATCGGTATGGGTTACCGTCATAACATTAATGAGGCAAAAACATTGTTTTTGTCTTTAGGAGCTTCGTATTCCGGTTATGGTGCCATAGGTAGTGATAACAGATTGGATAATTATTTTGAGTGGGATGTTAATTATTTGGGAGTTAAGGCTGGTTTAGATATTCATTTGTTCCGATTGCGGGATTTCTCGTTCTTTTTTAAGGGTGCTATAGCTTCAGAGTTTTTAATTAGAGGGAATCAAACCATAAACAATCAAGTATATGATTTAGTTGGAGAGGACGAATTCAATAACAATATATTTTTTATAAAAGGCGGTTTAGGAATGCAATATCCCATTTCCAATAACACTGCCATTTTTGCAAATTATACTTACGGAAAAACGGTATTGCTCAATAGTGGCATTAGCGCAGAAAAATTAAACTTAAATGCTCATCAATTTGGGATTGGTTTTATTATTAATCTACCAAACTGCAATTGTGATTTTTAA
- a CDS encoding T9SS type A sorting domain-containing protein, with the protein MLKNYVFLIAFVFVFHFSNAQILRKQTLASQGSSHVVYANNKSYYIIESIGQGSVINTFETNNYSLRQGYLQPVSASIIVNGFNTDFKADIFPNPFSSKVQIQFKEPVIDVLLVTVRDVLGRIILAQRFNPMQSIVLDLKHFNTGSYLVHVSMRSKLLKSKIIKR; encoded by the coding sequence ATGTTAAAAAATTACGTTTTTTTAATTGCTTTTGTATTTGTTTTTCATTTTAGTAATGCTCAAATATTGCGAAAGCAAACCTTGGCAAGTCAAGGGTCTTCACATGTAGTTTACGCAAACAATAAAAGCTATTATATTATTGAGAGTATTGGTCAGGGTAGTGTTATCAATACCTTTGAAACCAATAATTATTCTTTACGACAAGGGTATCTGCAACCTGTTTCCGCTTCTATAATTGTTAACGGTTTTAATACGGATTTTAAAGCAGATATTTTCCCAAATCCGTTTTCTTCCAAGGTCCAAATACAATTTAAAGAGCCCGTTATTGATGTATTACTGGTTACGGTTAGGGATGTTTTAGGAAGAATCATTTTAGCACAGCGGTTTAACCCAATGCAGTCTATAGTTTTAGATTTAAAACATTTTAATACAGGGAGTTATTTGGTTCATGTAAGTATGCGATCTAAATTACTTAAATCAAAAATTATTAAACGTTAA
- a CDS encoding DNA gyrase/topoisomerase IV subunit A has translation MTEDDPNDDLTNEQDESQETITRVTGMYKDWFLDYASYVILERAVPAIEDGFKPVQRRIMHSMKDLDDGRYNKVANIVGHTMQYHPHGDASIADAMVQIGQKDLLIDTQGNWGNILTGDSAAASRYIEARISKFGLDVVYNPKITEWQASYDGRRKEPVNLPVMFPLLLAQGGEGIAVGLSTKILPHNFIELIDASIKHLQGKRFTIVPDFPTAGIADFTNYNDGLRGGKVRVRAKISQLNKNTLVITEIPFGTTTSSLIDSILKANDKGKIKIKKIEDNTAAEVEILVHLPGGLSPDKTIDALYAFTSCESSISPLGCVIEDNKPLFVGVSEMLRRSTDNTVHLLKSELEIRLGEHEEQWHFASLERIFIENRIYREIEEEETWEGVIKAIDKGLQPHIKHLKRAVTEDDIVRLTEIRIKRISKFDIDKAQQRIEALEEQIAEIKHHLENLIEYAISYFKRLKKDYGEGRERKTEIRVFDDVDATKVVIRNTKLYVNRAEGFIGTSLRKDEYVGDCSDIDDIIVFTKAGKMVVTKVDTKTFIGKDIMYVAVFKKKDKRTIYNLIYRDGKNGPSYIKRFAVTGVTRDKEYDLTNGNKGSTVLYFSANPNGEAEVVTILLRQAGSIKKLKWDINFADILIKGRVSKGNLVTKYSIKRVELKEKGVSTLKPRKIWFDDSVQRLNVDGRGELIGEFRGEDKLLIITQSGIIKTVTPEVTMHFDSDMIVMEKWIPKKPVSAIYYNGEKEIYYVKRFLIENESKVDSFISDHPDSQLEIVSTDWRPMAEVVFAKERGKDRKANLEVNLEEFIAIKGITALGNQLTRDKINQVNLLDSLPYEAPEEVHAEDLEVVDETEVNPEASSDNDIKASEGDDIDGEGQGTLF, from the coding sequence ATGACTGAAGACGACCCAAACGACGATTTAACAAACGAACAAGATGAGTCTCAAGAAACCATTACCCGGGTTACGGGCATGTATAAGGATTGGTTTCTGGATTATGCATCCTATGTTATTTTAGAACGTGCCGTACCGGCCATTGAAGACGGTTTTAAACCTGTACAACGACGTATCATGCATTCTATGAAAGATTTGGATGATGGACGTTACAACAAGGTGGCAAATATTGTAGGGCACACCATGCAGTACCACCCGCATGGAGATGCGAGTATTGCAGATGCGATGGTGCAAATTGGTCAGAAAGATTTATTAATAGATACCCAAGGAAACTGGGGGAATATTTTAACAGGAGATAGTGCCGCAGCATCCCGTTATATTGAAGCTCGTATTTCTAAATTTGGGTTGGATGTAGTCTATAACCCAAAAATTACTGAATGGCAAGCCAGTTATGATGGCAGACGTAAAGAGCCCGTAAACTTACCGGTAATGTTTCCGTTGCTATTGGCACAAGGAGGCGAGGGGATTGCCGTAGGATTATCAACAAAAATATTACCACATAATTTCATCGAACTTATAGATGCTTCAATAAAGCATTTACAAGGAAAGCGGTTTACCATAGTGCCGGACTTTCCAACTGCCGGAATTGCAGATTTTACCAATTATAATGATGGATTACGTGGTGGGAAAGTTCGCGTGCGAGCTAAAATTTCCCAGTTAAACAAGAATACACTTGTGATTACTGAGATTCCCTTTGGAACAACAACGTCGTCGCTTATAGATTCTATTTTAAAAGCTAACGATAAGGGGAAAATAAAGATTAAAAAGATTGAAGATAACACTGCTGCCGAAGTTGAAATTTTAGTGCACTTACCAGGAGGGTTATCACCAGATAAAACGATTGATGCGTTGTATGCATTTACAAGTTGTGAATCGTCTATTTCGCCTTTAGGTTGTGTTATTGAAGATAATAAACCTTTATTTGTTGGGGTGTCTGAAATGCTGCGTCGTTCTACAGATAATACTGTTCACTTGCTTAAAAGTGAGCTTGAAATTAGATTAGGAGAGCATGAAGAACAGTGGCACTTTGCAAGTTTGGAGCGTATTTTTATTGAAAACAGAATTTACCGCGAAATTGAGGAAGAGGAAACTTGGGAAGGTGTTATAAAGGCTATCGATAAAGGGCTGCAACCACATATTAAGCACTTAAAACGTGCCGTTACAGAAGATGATATTGTTAGGCTAACGGAGATTCGAATTAAACGTATATCGAAATTTGATATTGACAAAGCACAGCAGCGCATTGAAGCTTTAGAAGAGCAAATAGCTGAAATAAAACATCATTTAGAGAACCTTATCGAGTATGCGATTTCATACTTTAAAAGATTGAAGAAAGATTACGGAGAAGGAAGAGAGCGCAAAACAGAGATTCGTGTTTTTGATGATGTTGATGCCACCAAAGTGGTTATAAGAAATACAAAACTTTATGTAAATAGGGCAGAAGGTTTTATAGGTACATCGCTTCGTAAAGATGAATATGTTGGGGATTGTAGCGATATAGATGATATTATTGTATTTACCAAGGCCGGTAAAATGGTCGTTACCAAAGTAGATACAAAAACTTTTATAGGTAAAGATATTATGTATGTGGCCGTCTTTAAAAAGAAAGACAAGCGTACTATTTATAACTTGATTTATCGCGATGGAAAAAATGGGCCTTCATACATTAAAAGGTTCGCTGTTACTGGTGTAACAAGAGATAAAGAATACGACTTAACTAATGGGAATAAGGGCTCTACGGTACTTTATTTCTCTGCAAATCCTAACGGAGAAGCCGAAGTCGTTACTATATTGTTACGACAGGCTGGAAGTATCAAGAAGTTGAAATGGGATATTAATTTTGCCGATATACTTATAAAAGGTCGCGTATCTAAAGGAAATTTGGTTACTAAATATTCTATAAAACGCGTTGAGTTAAAAGAAAAAGGCGTTTCTACTTTAAAACCACGTAAAATATGGTTTGATGATTCCGTACAACGTTTAAATGTAGATGGTAGAGGCGAGTTAATTGGCGAATTTAGAGGCGAAGATAAGCTCCTAATTATCACACAATCCGGTATTATTAAAACGGTTACACCAGAAGTAACCATGCATTTTGATAGCGATATGATTGTTATGGAAAAATGGATTCCTAAAAAACCAGTATCGGCCATCTATTATAATGGAGAAAAGGAAATTTATTATGTAAAACGTTTCTTGATTGAAAATGAATCGAAAGTAGATTCGTTTATTTCAGACCATCCGGATTCTCAATTAGAAATTGTATCTACAGATTGGAGACCAATGGCAGAAGTTGTATTTGCTAAGGAACGCGGTAAAGACCGAAAAGCCAATTTGGAAGTTAACCTCGAAGAATTTATTGCTATTAAAGGGATAACTGCTTTAGGAAACCAGTTAACAAGAGATAAAATAAATCAGGTTAATCTATTAGATTCATTACCTTATGAAGCTCCTGAGGAAGTACATGCAGAGGATTTAGAAGTTGTTGATGAAACTGAGGTTAACCCAGAAGCTTCTTCAGATAATGATATTAAAGCATCGGAAGGAGACGATATAGATGGCGAAGGGCAAGGGACGTTGTTTTAA